CGTCGCCCCACAGGATGCTTCGCGCCACCAGCAGTCCGGCCATCGCCGTCGTGTTCAAGCCCTGGCGGCCGAAGCCGCTGGCGACCCACAGCCCCTTACGCAACTGGCCGATCTGCGGCATGCCATGCACGGTCTCCCCGACCACGCCGCCCCAGACCTCTGACATCCCGACCTTTCCGAGTTGCGGGAAGATGGTCTGGATCCGGCGCTGGATCGCCGGCGCAAAGCGCTCCGGCCGCGCCGCCCAGGTGGTTTCGGGACTGGCCCACATCAGCCGGTCGCCCTCGACGATCCGGAAATGGTCGATGCCGTCGCTGTCGCTCACCGATCCCCGGAACGTCACGGCATCGGCCAGGCGCCCGCCGAGCGGCTCGGTCACCGCGGCGTAGCGCCAGACCGGCAGCAGTGTCTCCGACAGCCGCCGCAGCGGCGCACCGAGATGGACGTTGCCGGCGAGCACGATATGCGATGCGCGCAGCCGCGCCGATGGCGTCACGATCCGCTTGCGGATGCCCGAAGGATCGATGCTGACCACCGGGGTGTCCTCGAAGATCCGCGCCCCTGCCCGTCGCGCCATCTCGGCAAGACCGTGGAGATATTTGCGGCCGTCGAGCTGGAACGCCCTCGGATAATACACACCGTGGAAATAATGATCGGTCTTGAGCTCGGCGCGCACGCGGTCGACCTGCCAGCCCTCGACTTCGGTATCGAAGTCCCCGCCGAGCATCTGCAGCCGGCTGATCAACGCGTCGCCGGCCTCGACATTGGAGACCTCCAGCGCCCCCTCGCTCAGCGCGATGCCCGGAATCTGCTCCTCGGTGGCATTGGCCCGGACATATTCGGCGCCTTCCTTCGACAGCGACCACAGTTCGCGGGCATCATCGAGGCCGATACGCGCGATCAGCTCGCCGATCGGAAGACTGTAACCCGGCATGACCGTGCCGAGTTGGTGGCCGGACGCGTTCCAGCCGATATGCCGGCCCTCGAGCACGGCGACGCTGGCGCCGAGCCGGGCGGCCTCCAGCGCCACCGTGAGGCCGGCAAGCCCCGCCCCGACCACGCAGATATCGACATCCAGATCGAACGAAAGCCGCGAGCGCGCCGGCATCCCGGCGGCATCGGCTCCGTTGGTCGCGCTTGTGAAAGTCTCGCTCATGTCGTTTTCTTACGGACCGATCCGGCGCTTGTCACCTTGTCCCGGGCATGAGCTTGTACATTAATCCGCGATGCCTGAAACGAATCGAGATAGCGCCATGCGCCGTTTGATGCTGCTGCGTCACGCCAAGACCGAACACGACGCGCCCTCGGGCCGCGACCAGGACCGCCGGCTGGACAACCGCGGCCGGAACGATGCCGCCGAAATCGGCGGCTGGATCGGCCGGCATCCGCCGTTCCCCGATTTCGTGCTGGTATCGACGGCGGTTCGGGCCAACCAGACCTGGGACATCGCCTGGGAGGCGATGAAGGCTCTGGCGCCACAGCCCGAGGTCGAGCTCTCGCCGGAGCTCTATGGCGCCGAACCGTCGCAACTGCTGGAAGCCGTTCACGCCGCGGCAACAACCGATCCGAAAGTCCTGCTGATGGTCGGACACAATCCCGGAATGCATGAACTGGCGCTGATGCTTGCCGGCAGCGGCGACGCCGCGGGGCGCAAGGCGCTCTCGGACAATCTGCCGACATCCGGCCTTGCGATATTCGACTTCGAGGTCGACGACTGGGGCGACGTGGCCTTCCGCCGCGGAC
The sequence above is drawn from the Bradyrhizobium sediminis genome and encodes:
- a CDS encoding SixA phosphatase family protein, yielding MRRLMLLRHAKTEHDAPSGRDQDRRLDNRGRNDAAEIGGWIGRHPPFPDFVLVSTAVRANQTWDIAWEAMKALAPQPEVELSPELYGAEPSQLLEAVHAAATTDPKVLLMVGHNPGMHELALMLAGSGDAAGRKALSDNLPTSGLAIFDFEVDDWGDVAFRRGRLAKFVSPKLLKQTSGD
- a CDS encoding NAD(P)/FAD-dependent oxidoreductase — protein: MSETFTSATNGADAAGMPARSRLSFDLDVDICVVGAGLAGLTVALEAARLGASVAVLEGRHIGWNASGHQLGTVMPGYSLPIGELIARIGLDDARELWSLSKEGAEYVRANATEEQIPGIALSEGALEVSNVEAGDALISRLQMLGGDFDTEVEGWQVDRVRAELKTDHYFHGVYYPRAFQLDGRKYLHGLAEMARRAGARIFEDTPVVSIDPSGIRKRIVTPSARLRASHIVLAGNVHLGAPLRRLSETLLPVWRYAAVTEPLGGRLADAVTFRGSVSDSDGIDHFRIVEGDRLMWASPETTWAARPERFAPAIQRRIQTIFPQLGKVGMSEVWGGVVGETVHGMPQIGQLRKGLWVASGFGRQGLNTTAMAGLLVARSILWGDERWRLFSPFELVWAGGATGRAAGYAIGLWGRGSAAAAGALARYRERARLKEQLREARLAEANRQAGTRPPRPRPPPGRPRPQPPPAANAADAEGSPP